Proteins encoded in a region of the Rothia mucilaginosa genome:
- a CDS encoding 2-phospho-L-lactate transferase CofD family protein, with protein MTLRYSAPAGSADSGSAPVEDHAPFAEGHGDGGGHGLYGSLSALRHVTPDLTAVVTVADDGGSSGRLREEMGILPPGDLRMALSALCDDTDGVARGVMYAASF; from the coding sequence ATGACACTCAGGTATTCCGCGCCTGCCGGCTCTGCCGACTCAGGCTCTGCGCCTGTTGAAGACCACGCACCGTTCGCCGAAGGTCACGGCGATGGCGGCGGCCACGGGCTGTACGGTTCCCTGTCTGCGCTTCGCCACGTCACGCCTGATTTGACGGCTGTTGTGACGGTTGCTGACGATGGCGGTTCGTCGGGTCGTTTGCGTGAGGAGATGGGTATTCTCCCTCCCGGGGACTTGCGTATGGCGCTTTCTGCGCTGTGTGATGACACCGATGGGGTCGCACGTGGCGTGATGTATGCAGCATCGTTTTAG